From the Canis lupus baileyi chromosome 37, mCanLup2.hap1, whole genome shotgun sequence genome, one window contains:
- the LOC140626276 gene encoding GTP-binding nuclear protein Ran-like, producing MGEFEKYVATLGVEVHPLVFHANRGPIKFHVWDTAGQEKFSGLWDGYYIQAQCAIMMFDVTSRVTYKNVPNWHRDLVRVCENVSIVLCGNKVHIKDRKVKAKSIVFHRKKNLQYYDISAKSNYNFEKPFLWLARKLIGNPNLEFVAMPALAPPEVVMDPALAAQYQHDLEVAQTTALPDGDDDL from the coding sequence ATGGGTGAATTCGAGAAGTATGTAGCCACTCTGGGCGTGGAGGTCCACCCCCTCGTGTTCCACGCCAACAGGGGCCCCATCAAGTTCCACGTGTGGGACACTGCCGGCCAGGAGAAGTTCAGCGGGCTCTGGGACGGCTACTACATCCAAGCCCAGTGTGCCATTATGATGTTTGATGTAACGTCAAGGGTTACTTACAAGAATGTGCCTAACTGGCATAGAGATCTGGTACGAGTGTGTGAGAACGTCTCCATTGTGCTGTGTGGCAATAAAGTGCATATTAAGGACAGGAAAGTTAAGGCAAAATCTATTGTCTTCCACCGAAAGAAGAACCTTCAGTACTATGACATTTCTGCCAAAAGTAACTACAATTTTGAGAAGCCGTTCCTGTGGCTTGCTAGAAAACTAATTGGAAACCCTAACCTGGAGTTTGTCGCCATGCCTGCTCTTGCCCCCCCAGAGGTGGTCATGGATCCAGCTCTGGCAGCACAGTACCAGCACGATCTAGAGGTTGCTCAGACGACCGCGCTCCCGGATGGGGATGATGACCTGTGA